The Denticeps clupeoides chromosome 1, fDenClu1.1, whole genome shotgun sequence genome segment GTCTGCAGCTGTGCCTGGAAGAGGTGGCCAACGGGCTACGGAATCCGCTGGCAATGGTGCACGCCAACGACGGCACGCACAGGTTCTTCGTCGCCGAGCAGGTCGGCGTAGTTTGGACGTACCTCTCCGATCGGTCCCGGCTCGAGAAGCCCTTCCTGAACATCTCCGAAGCCGTGCTGACCTCGCCGTGGGAGGGGGACGAACGCGGCTTCCTGGGCCTGGCGCTCCACCCCGACTTCAAGCACAACGGCAAGCTGTACGTGTACTACTCTGTGGAGGTGGGGCCGGACGAGCGGATCAGGATCAGCGAGTTCCGCGTCTCCGCCAGCGACGGGAACGCCGTGGACCACGGCTCGGAGAGGTGAGTAACGCCGCGGCCCGGCCGCGTCCCTCCGTTCCTTCCCGTCACCGGCAGTCTCGTCTCAGGGTCATTTTAGAAATCGACGAGCCGGCGTCGAACCACAACGGTGGCCAGTTGCTGTTCGCCGACGATGGACGCCTGTACATCTTCACCGGTGACGGCGGCATGGCCGGGGACCCTTTTGGAAGATTTGGAAATGCCCAAAACAAGTAGGACGCCGCCGAGGGGCCACGTTCCGTCCGCCTCCGCCACCGTTGTTGATCTGTCGATTTGCAGGTCCGCCCTCCTGGGCAAAGTTCTGCGCATCGACGTGAGCGACAACGACAAGGGGCCGGTGTACAAGGTGCCCCTGGACAACCCCTTCTGGCACGAGCCGGGCGCTCGGCCGGAGGTCTACGCTTACGGGGTGCGCAACATGTGGCGGTGCTCCGTGGACCGGGGGGACCGTCTCACCAAGGAGGGCAAAGGCCGCATCTTCTGCGGAGACGTGGGGCAGAACAAGTACGAGGAGGTGGACATTGTGGAGATGGGGAAGAATTACGGATGGAGAGCTAGAGAAGGCTTCTCCTGTTACGATAAGAAGCTGTGTTCCAACAGCTCGCTAGGTGAATGCGGTTTAATTGTCGTTCGTTCTGTTGAGGCGTGACGACCATATGGGCGTAAGCGACCTTTTGTGTGAAACTGAGATGTACGTATAAAGTTAAcgctgaatacattttttttttttttataattttgtagttatgaaaaaccaaaaacaaatgtCCGACTCCTAACACTGAGCATACAGAAGCAGTCGGTGCCAAAATGGCTATTTTCAAAAagtaaaagcagaggaattTAAATTATGTGCAGTACCGAAGGtggactcaccttctcattcaatgtgttttctttattttcatgaccatttacgttggtagattctcactgaaggcatcaaaactatgaatgaacacatgtggagttatgtacttaacaaaaagtggagacctggcctccacagtcaccggacctgaacccaatcaagatggtttggggtgagctggactgcagagtgaaggcaacaagtgctaaacacctctgggaactccttcaagactgttggaaaagcatttcaggtgacgacctcttgaagctcatcgagagaatgccaagagtgtacaaagcagtaatcagagcaaagaaactagaacataaaacatgttttcagttatttcacctttttttgttaagtacataactccacatgtgttcattcatagttttgatgccttcagtgagaatctaccatgtaaatggtcatgaacataaagaaaacacattgaatgagaaggtgtgtccaaacttttggcccgtactgtatataaaacattGTTCACTATGTATAGAGTCATACatgtatttaaagaaatgtgtttttaagaaaataatttttttctagcCATATGATTCCCGCCCTCAAAATCATTTGgatcattttttgttttctccttATACAGGTGATGTCCTCCCCATTTATGCATACCCACATAAACATGGGAAATCAGTGACCGGAGGTTATGTATATCGGGGTTGTGAGTACCCCAATCTCAATGGCATGTATATATTCGGAGACTTCATGAGTGGGTACGCTGTGTTTCTTGATTTCTTCTCGGCCTAAGTTCGTGCCAGAACGTCGCAAACCAGCTGCTCCGCCACTTCCCTGCAGGCGCCTGATGAGTTTGAGACAGAGCTACACGGGAGACTGGGACTACAGCGAGATCTGCATGGGGACGGGGCTGACCTGTGCCTTCCCGGGACTCATCAACAATTACCACCCCTACATCATCTCATTTGCCGAAGATGAAGCAGGTGACTTGCTGGGCCTTTGCCCGTAATCCCAGCTCCTCCTCGGCACGTCTGCATAAATTGAATTGTTTCTGTGAGTAGGGGAGCTTTATTTCATGTCCACCGAGGTCCCGAGTGCCACTTCTCCCACCGGTTTCGTGTACAAGGTTGTTGATCCGTCACGGTAAGAACTGTCCATGTGCCACGTTTGCTAAGAGCataatgcaatttaaaaaagtTGTGGTTGTCttttgcacaattttaatatGAAAGACACTTCCCCAATTATTGCCTGTATTGTGGGGACATTTTCGGTGGGCGCTTAAAATGCAGCAAATCCAGTGTTCTGACAATAGGAGGCAATACCTCTGACTATGGTTCATTTTGAAAGTTCTACTTTATCCCGAAAGGATTCCTTGTGGTGTCTGTCTCCAATTATTTCTTAAACcacttttattataaaaaaattttgtCAAATACAAAGCAGTTAATGAGCATGCCTTCAGGAAGCAGTATTAAaacgtattttttttaaatagtaaacAATTCATTTTTCTGTGTATCGATGTGCAGTTGGAATCCAGAACCTCAgttgttaattatttaattggtgaaacttttttttttattcttgcttCCTATATGCACAATTTTAGACGTGCACCTCCAGGATCATGTCAATATGACCCTCTTCCAGTTAAAGTCAGGAGCAAACTCATTCAGTTTAAGCCTAAAGAATGTAAGTGAAAGATAAATATTATAAGCGATCTGTTTACAAATATTGAGAACctaaattgcattattatagTTTGGAATTTATATTTTCTGTAAAGTAATATGCTGACATTTTACGGAATGGCAAACTGTATCCCGCAGCACTAATTGATGAATTAGCCGCTCAATCAAGAGACCGAGCTGAAGACCTGACTGACGTTGTGGATGAGGTGGGGCCCGTTGCTACGGACGACCCACCAGTCGCTACAGCCAGGCCTCCGAGTCGGAAAGATCGAAGAAGGAAACAGAAGAAGCACAAGACCGAGAACGGCGCCGTGAGGTTGTCGGGGAACAACGATGGGAAGCCGGACCGAGGCAGGGTCGAGATCTTCGCCAGTGGCGAGTGGGGTACGGTCTGTGATGACCTCTGGGACGGTAAGAGCGCCGAAGTGGTGTGCCGCCACCTCGGCTTCCAGTACGCGCTGAGGGCCGCCAAGGCAGCAGAGTTTGGAGAAGGCAAACATCTGAAGATCCTCCTGGATGACGTGCAGTGTCAGGGAACGGAGCAGAGCCTCCTGGACTGCCAGCATCGAGACGTTGGCAGTCACAACTGTGGCCATCATGAAGATGCCGGGGTGGTTTGTGGCAACTAAATCTGCGTAGTGTCAAAATGATCACGATTTCGAGCCACTCGTGTTAAACTTCACATCTAAATCCTTTAATAAACCTGAATCAGTCTCAGTCGCTGTTGTCTCCAGAATCGCTGCTGTCTCGTTCCGAAATTGTTGTTCACCTCAAATCAGCTAATATCCGAGGTGCTACTAATATCCGAGAATCCAACGGAAATTGGAAAAATGCTCAGTGGTTAGAGCACTGgccttgtaaaccaggggtcgggGGTTCGATCCTCGCTGGAGCCTAAGAGCATCTTTATGCAAGATTAACGACGAGAGTGACTTGTTACAGTTGCCAATATTTACCGCCCTACTGGACTTAGAGGGTGAGGAAGTGGAGCCATAATCAAAAGGTGCcacaaggtaccgtccccacaggCCGCTCCCTGCACGATGTTCGAGGCTGCCCACAGCTCCCAAAATCGGAGGCCACATTTCATTGGTTTCTGTGCCGTGACTATTTTAACTCCGCTTTGTGGTACTACACATATATGTGCATGATCTGCGGCAAATGCCTTCATACATATCGCAGGCGTATGAAATGTGAAAAGCATATAACCTTTAAGCCACCGgcaaagacaaacaaacatcTGAATTTGAATTCATAGACGTTCGGGTTTCCTGCTGCAGTTTTCCGACTTACCGCTAGGGGTCAGTGGAATGGCACGATTGGCGTTATTTGAACTGATTAAAggcataaaaaaagcaaaaagcctTTGGTTTGAGGTGTATGCACTTCCTATAAATTTGATACAAGACAAAGTCTCAGCAGATTCAATAAGTATTAGTTTATAGCTTAATTTACTTCATAATGCTTGAGATATATTCTAAAAGAATGcttcaaaaacttttttttttttttcccccattgcCACTACTCACCATTTAAGCCGAGGCATTTGGAAACCGCAACAATATGAAGTCTCTGTAAAATAATATACCAGAAAAGTGCAAAGTAATATTGAGCAATGTTCTCTGTGTGAGAGGGGTATTTACTTACGGTCAGCGGTACGCTCTCTGGTCGGAAAACGGAACATTTAAGGACATTAAGCTGACAGCCTCTGTGGCTTGTGGCCTGTGGCTTTGTGTCCCGTGTTAGATCTTCCACTCAGAAAAGGCCCTGTCAGCCGAACGCGGAGCCGTTTCACATCTCGTATCAGTCAGTCCGCCTCGCTCATAATTATGGCTCATTAATGGGACGCTAATGAGGCCTCTCCTCCAGCGAGCTTTAAGTAGCGCGCTGACCCGAACAAATCTCGTTTCCTGTCGTGGCCCAAGATGCCTCCCGCTCCTCCGCTTTTTATTTCTGACGCAGTATCGAACCGAAGCCCGACTATCAGCGGGGTAACGTGCCACAGCATCACCCCGCGTCCCTGGGTCCTGCGAGATACCATCTATTAATAGGCCACGGGCGGGAGGAGAGAGAGCGGGCCGGCGGGGCCGCGGCCCTGCGTCTGGCTCCGGCTCACCGGCTGGCCCTGCGCACGGCTGTTTACTCACAGCTTGGGGTCTTCCTCCGGACCTGCCCCCTTTCCAGAGCCCCCCGCTTGCGCCGCGCCTCTCGCTGACCCCCAAACATGCGCCCCGGCTCCGCACCCCGTCGCTGCAATCTCTCCCTCCGCTGGAGCTGCCAAATGATCCAAAGGCCTTGAAGGTTGCGAAGGTCCTCTCCAAGCAGACCTTCAACCTTGACTGCTGGGCTCTTTTGATGCAGATGGATGTTGTTGTTGGTCCCACTGGGAGATAAACGCACTCCAATAAATAAATCTACTCCTTCACATTGCATCATGGAATTTTGACATTACcgagacacattttttttttagattatatgAATATGTTCGAATATAAGAATGTGTAGGAGCCTTTACATTCTCCCATAAAGCACTAAACAAAATTAGTTTTTCTTTATGGCCTCCTCCATTTAAATGTCATCGGATAAAAGGACAAGGTAATTCTTTGCGTGTTGTCTTTCCCAGGGTCCTTTTAAGCTCTTTTAAAACCTCCTCTTGAAAAGTGGACTCTTCATCGGGGGTCAGGATTGCCCTTTGACTTGGGCGAAAGCCTGGTAAACACAGGCATATAGGACGCGGGTAAAGACAATAAACGACTCGGAGAATGCAGTCACATGGGGCGTTTGGAGAAGACCGGTAGCCAACACTTCGGCCGGCTTGCCGTCGGAACAATGGAGGCTCTGTGGAGGACTGGGCTTTGCTGATATCCGCCCAGGACCATTGTCACCACGGCCAGGTGAGCTGTCTTCTGCCATTGTGACGTGCTTTCACCAGGTCAGCCCTCTGCCACGGAGCGGTAGGGTTCATTGATAACATCGGCGGTGGGTTTATATGATCCACTAACAATCCACTTAAAGACAATGGGGGCTGGCCTTGTTGATCGGTAATCAGTGTAGTCTGGGTGGTCTGGACTTTCAAGCAATAAAAACTTAAAGCTCAAGCTTTAGACCCGTTTTCATTTATCCAGAGTATGAAGATTTCAGttcattataattattcatGATTATCAGTATTATTAGAATGGAGTATTATGtgtaaaaatatacatgtttaataagtcataaaataaaaagtcataaaaaaagactttttattAAAAGACCCACATTTCCTGCTGTCGGTATTACTGGCAATTTAGACAGCCATTTTGGCAGTTAATGAGGGGCTCGTCAGACAAAGAATCTCTCGGGTGAAAAATGTTCCATCGCTCATGTTCTGAACAGCAAGAGCTTCAGAACACCGTGTGCAGCAGTACGATAATCAGCACGCTGTCTGTCCAGGGTCACCTTATTAAAGACACTGCAGTTTTACCATGACTAGTTATTGTCTCTGATGCTTCTAAATCAGACCATTGATGTATATGAGGTAGGAGGCAAGCTGTGACCATCTATGCTCATCAGCAGTTTATAACCTCAAGGGCGTTCGCTTAAATTTCCAGAAGGTCCCATTTCCCTAGATAGCAAGGCAGAGGCTAGAATTAAATTTAAGAAAGTCTACGTGAACAAATGGGAAAAGCCAGCTTGCAGTATGTGTGTCCTCTCCAGTCAACGTCCCTCTCTGTATTCCTCTATCTGGTGAGTGCACCTCAAATGCTGCTTCATCAGTCTGTAGTCACTTGGGCTTCTCTCTGCCCCTTGAGGTCAAGCCTGCCGACTTGACCTCTGTTCCGCACTGCCAATCCCACTCCATTGTGTCGCCTCATCTAGGTggtatgcaaatgtgtgtgtgtttgctctacTTTCACTGATGAACCTGGCGCTCTCCTGAGGTGGTGAGTTATTTGACGGGCATTCCTTTGTGCATCCATTAAATGGCCACGACCCGGCCACAATGGGCCCGGTTCATTCTAAACctttctgcaaacacacaccccaccccagGTGAGGCTGTGCATTGCTGGTGGTGAGGGAGTCCACTAACTTACCATGGTCTTTGAACTAAAATAACTCCAAAATTAAATCCAAACCAACAGCTCTCCCtccaggacccccccccccaaacgtCCATAGTAAACAgcacaaacaccacaaacagCTCAAGCATCATTTAACTGTGCGATAGTTCATTAAATCTATTgctggaaatgtccatattcaatTAATCCTCAGGCTTCCACTGGatgaataaaattaaatcaGAATCAATGACTAATTAATGACTAATATAAATTCCATCTAGATGGAGGAAGCCCTTTATGTTGAATGTGTAGAGATTGAAAAGCAAAATATTTgaagcatttgcattttttaatcatgtttagGCCTTATTAGAAGCCATGTGCAATATGAAGAGGcaagtgggggcagtggtgtcctagcggttaaggaagcggccccgtaatcagaaggttgccgggtcgaatcccgagccgccaaggtttGCCAagtccactgagcaaagcaccgtccccacacactgctccccgggcgcctgtcatggctgcccactgctcactcagggtgatgggttaaatgcagaggacaaatttcactgtgtgcaccgtgtgctgtgctgctgtgtatcacatgtgacaatcacttcactttaaactttaaacttaAGTGCAATAAGGAAATGTCTAATAATGttaatgaatgaacaaataaatcaattgtCAATATTATAACCACTTTCTTCTTATCTGTTCTATGCTACATTCCTTATTGAGTTTCTTTAAGCCTAAGGTGACCGACATCTAATCACATTGAGGGACTGTGCTGCTCATTGCACAGTTCTTTTTGGAGCAAGAAAGCTGCTTTGTTTCAAACAAGACGAATTTCAGCAGCTGGACAGAAAGTGTGTGAATTTGATATTGTATCACATGTCACTCCAATGAAGTCTTTCTTTCCAAATCGTGATTGTTTGCAGCACTGCGAGTGAAAAATCTGATTTTAATCATACGTGTTaaacaaaaacagcacacataTCTCGGTCCCCAAGAACAACTGAAGATAATCTCGCGTTACGTCACTCTTGCAGGATCCGCGAACAGCAGGACATGAACGCGATTCCCCACCgatgaacaaaaaaatcggTTACAGCTGCGAAGCCAGCCTCGGGTCAGGGCCGGGGCCCCGGGGTCCAGCGAGGGGACGCCATGCACCGCACAAGCAAGCATCAGTCGCCGACACTGGCCGAGAGGCATACGGAGGGTCTCCCTTAAGATACCGGATCCGAACTGACGACTATTACAATGCAGGTATCTTCACAGGAGCTAAACCCAAAACGGTTAACGTCAGGCaattcataaatattaataCTTACAATGTGTTATAATTGCAATAATGTCTCTGGTCATGCTACCCGGATCAGTGACAGCATTGGGCCTTCTCATGCATTGCTGTCTAAGTGCATGGTGGCAGCTACGGCCAGGCAGAGGACACAGGGCACTTTAAGTGACTAAATGAATCATGCAGATTTTAGAAAATGCCCACCAAGTTTTTCTTCTGAGTTTAAAATCAAAGGCCGTGACTAATGCGCTCATCCAGCGATTCCCCTGCCGACTCCCAGTAAAACTTTGGCTTTCTGGACATGGTGGTCCAGCACAGAGCTCACCGTGGCCTAACGCAATGCCTAAACACTGGCTCGTTTGTCGGGGATGGGCTGAGGGTCCGGGACAGAGGCCTGGTGAGCGGCGAGGGCCGGCCGGCCACCTCAGACCCAAGCTCTGTGCCACCCTCCCCCGAGACACGCCGAGGAAATCTGGGATTTCTGTTGGTTTGGAAGAGCAAACAGGGATGTGACCACGAGGGTCTGGCAGAGGGCCTTGGGCAGCCAGTGTCAATGCACACAGATGCTCTTTCACGAGCCGACAAACACACAGTGGCTCTTTAGCCTCCGTCACCGGGCCCCCTGAGCGGCAGCAGAGAAGCAGCACTGTGAAGAACAGTCCAGAGGTGGAGTTCGGCACAGCTTCACTACGAACAGTCTGGCCATTTTCAACACTCAcctgattaaaatgttttggatCAAACCCTTTAAGCAGATTTATATACAGTActtgccaaaagtttggacacaccttctcattcaacgtgttttctttattttcaggaccatttacgttggtagattctcactgaaggcttcaaaactatgaatgaacacatgtggagttatgtacttaacaaaaaaaggtgaaataagtgaaaacatgttttatattctagtttctttgctctgattactgctttacacactcttggcattctctcgatgagcttcaagaggtcgtcacctgaaatgcttttccaacagtcttgaaggagttcccagaggtgtttagcacttgttggtccagctcaccccaaaccatctggattgggttcaggtccggtgactgtggaggtcaggtctccactttttgttaagtacataactccacatgtgttcattcatagtttcgatgccttcagtgagaacctaaatgatcatgaaaataaagaaaacacgttgaatgggaaggtgtgtccagacttttggcctgtactgtacaacgATGGCGAACAACgtgtttgtggttgtgctgcagcggCTGCGGAACCTCGTAAAgccacaaaacacatttctaaaGAAAAGACAAGGCAGGAGAACGGCGgcgtgtttaactcaccgccacttacaggtgtggaggggggttaaaccAGCGTTTGGGCCGTTCTTTGCATCGGTGTGTGCATGACAGCATTCAGATAAGACTCCTGTGTGGACgcaagtttttttaaaaaacgacaactcattttagagaaaagcgtgTGGTTCTCGTGCGGACTATGAATGTTTGCTAATAGAACTCTAAACTCAACCAGCAGAATAAACATCCGAGGTAATGGGGTGGAATAGCagcgctcctttttttttttttttaacatggtcACAGGTCCCCAGTCCAGCCTGCACCAAAGCAATGATATCTTcttcacacagaaaaaaaaccaaaccaagGAAAAAATCCATTCGTCCAAGCCCTGCATCCAGCAGCTGAGCTCTTTTATTCGCCCCCAGTGGGCGACCCCGACATCTGCTGCCAATTTCTCCTGTTTTCCGACGGGCCAGAGCGTTCTACACGTGTTTGGCCAGCCTCCACACTCCATTTAGTTCCAGTCTCCTATGAATTAATAATGGGCTATCATTAAGCACCATAACCGCCCCATGCAGATGTCCACCGGAAATGGCTTCAGTTAAAAGCAGATCTGAGAAGCTCTGCTCTTGGCGGGAGTGTTGGGCCTGCAAGTACGGTGTCCTTCTTTAACCGTCGCGAGTCTGcctgattaataaataaataaataaaaacgccAATTAGCCGAATTAAACCCACCGATTCGTTCAGGTCTTGATTAAAACTCGCAGCCCCTTCCTGTGCTTACTGTCACTTTGGAGGAAATGACATTTCAAACAAACAGCAGGACGTGCAGGCGGCTTGAAAAGCCACCGTGCCGCTGATTGCAGGTTCGGGTTCccagagagagtgtgtttaACCACGAGTCGACCGGATCATTTCATGCTCGCCTGCGATGAGGCCGCCGGCAGAAATGATTGCGCCGCTGGTTGTGGAGATTCCACCGGAGACGCCAAGACATAAAGATGTCGAAGCGTGGCCGTTTGAAGGGGGTCCAAATAAATACGAGAATGCTAATGTTTGTGTTGTAATAGTATCACGGCTGAATATAATGGTCATTGTGGACTATctgcaataaaaaataagttGCCCGTGGACGTTCAATTTCAATACATATGGAAATCGTTACACTTCTtcatgggaaatgtagtttgGCCCCGCCACACTCGTAGCTGTCATCTGTCTGTGTTTACCTGTGTTGTGTGACACGGCATAACGGAATAATACGGAGCTCAAATCAGACTCAGATCTGCAGGCGCTGTGGAAACGGCCCGTTTCAGCGGCTCGAGTCAAAATCCCCGCTGCACGAGAAAGACGCTGGCGCTTTGATCTGGCGTCATCGCTGCCCACTCCACCAGGCCTCATCTGGTCTCACTTTTCCGAGGTCTGCTCTGGATCTCCCGCTCCCATATTTATAGCCCCGAAAGCGGCTGTAAAACACGTCCCTCTCGAGCGCCGCTCCCGCCCTCCATGGCCGTGACAGTGCACCGTTTGATGAAGACCTGGTGAACCAAATTGCAAAGCCACAGAGACGAGGCATTTATATGTCCTGCACAGACCTGCTGAAATCTGAATCTTTCTTATTTCCACATGCGACAAACACTAATTAGCCACAACACTAAAACCGCCATCTTAATATTAACATGTACTAGTGTCCTTAAAAAATTGGAATATTGTGCAAAAAGTATTCATAACTGAATTCAACAAAggcatattttcatatttactaTACTTTTCATTAACtgtaaagtgaaatattttggtTAGGATTATGTGTTATGTTGATGTGTTAGGTTATTATTATTCCAGTATTTCTAGAAGATTTCACAATACAGAAGTGTAcaaatatacagtagaggccaaacgtttggacacaccatctcattcaacgtgttttctttattttcatgaacatttacattggtagattctcactgaaggcatcaaaactatgaatgaacacatgtggagttatgtacttaacataaagtggagacctgacctccacagtcaccggacctgaacccaatcgagatggtttggggtgagctggaccaagtgctaaacacctctgggaactccttcaagactctTTCAGGTGACgccctcttgaagctcatcgagagaatgccaagagtgtgcaaagcagtaatcagagcaaagaaactagaatataaaacatgttttcagttatttcacctttttttgttaagtacataactccacatgtgttcattcatagttttgatgccttcagtgagaatctaacaacgtaaatggtcatgaaaataaagaaaacgcgttgaatgagaaggtgtgtccaaacttctagcctgtactgtatagtcATTAGATTCTGAAAAGTCATGACTTTTTATCCCACACTGTTGAGGTGCTGCC includes the following:
- the hhipl1 gene encoding HHIP-like protein 1, yielding MRRSPAAASGLALPLGLLLAWGAPALSHPQCLDFKPPFRPRAELGFCTAYAHFGCCDSARDRELMAKYYRIMGQYDDDGFARCASYVQDLLCQECSPYAAHLFDAEDPGTPLRSIPGLCPEYCSDLWSKCRSSVALLSGDPLLAEIQQDRSRLCRQLELDDPDYCFPRLLSNERLNRNLGRVTADNQGCLQLCLEEVANGLRNPLAMVHANDGTHRFFVAEQVGVVWTYLSDRSRLEKPFLNISEAVLTSPWEGDERGFLGLALHPDFKHNGKLYVYYSVEVGPDERIRISEFRVSASDGNAVDHGSERVILEIDEPASNHNGGQLLFADDGRLYIFTGDGGMAGDPFGRFGNAQNKSALLGKVLRIDVSDNDKGPVYKVPLDNPFWHEPGARPEVYAYGVRNMWRCSVDRGDRLTKEGKGRIFCGDVGQNKYEEVDIVEMGKNYGWRAREGFSCYDKKLCSNSSLGDVLPIYAYPHKHGKSVTGGYVYRGCEYPNLNGMYIFGDFMSGRLMSLRQSYTGDWDYSEICMGTGLTCAFPGLINNYHPYIISFAEDEAGELYFMSTEVPSATSPTGFVYKVVDPSRRAPPGSCQYDPLPVKVRSKLIQFKPKESLIDELAAQSRDRAEDLTDVVDEVGPVATDDPPVATARPPSRKDRRRKQKKHKTENGAVRLSGNNDGKPDRGRVEIFASGEWGTVCDDLWDGKSAEVVCRHLGFQYALRAAKAAEFGEGKHLKILLDDVQCQGTEQSLLDCQHRDVGSHNCGHHEDAGVVCGN